One window from the genome of Xenorhabdus bovienii SS-2004 encodes:
- a CDS encoding IS110 family transposase codes for MTKTICIGIDVAKASLEIALGAQGTVMTYPNTPEGHDELAATLTNYEIDLVVLEATGGYEVSVACVLQTIGLAVAIVNPRQARDFAKAMGNLAKTDKIDAQVLAQLALVLSQRTDRDKIVRILPSAQQRVLQAMIARRRQLVVLSISERQRLGNCHPDIRESITLMISFIQEQLKVIESALSKHIKTYHRSKLDLLSTVKGVGPATIATLIADVPELGKLTRREISALIGVAPFNRDSGFFRGKRTIFGGRAMVRRMLYMATLTAIRFNPVLCAFYKRLTEAGKPNKVAIVACMRKLLVILNAMIKTNRPWDESFHTV; via the coding sequence ATGACTAAAACGATTTGTATCGGTATTGATGTTGCCAAAGCTTCACTTGAAATTGCACTTGGTGCTCAGGGAACCGTAATGACATATCCAAATACCCCTGAAGGTCATGATGAACTAGCGGCTACACTGACCAACTATGAGATTGATTTAGTTGTATTAGAAGCAACAGGGGGTTATGAGGTATCCGTTGCTTGTGTTTTACAGACCATAGGGCTGGCTGTTGCTATCGTCAATCCCCGACAAGCCCGTGACTTTGCTAAGGCAATGGGTAACTTAGCCAAAACCGATAAAATAGATGCTCAGGTGCTGGCACAGTTAGCCCTGGTTTTATCTCAACGAACAGACCGGGATAAAATAGTCAGGATATTGCCCTCTGCTCAGCAACGAGTCTTGCAAGCCATGATCGCACGTCGTCGCCAATTGGTCGTACTTTCCATCTCAGAACGCCAAAGGTTGGGGAATTGCCATCCAGACATTCGAGAAAGCATCACTTTAATGATCAGCTTTATACAGGAACAGCTTAAGGTCATTGAATCTGCCTTGTCTAAACACATTAAAACCTATCATCGTTCCAAACTCGATTTATTATCTACAGTAAAAGGCGTTGGGCCTGCCACAATAGCCACTTTGATCGCTGATGTACCGGAGTTGGGTAAGTTAACACGCCGGGAAATTAGTGCCTTGATTGGTGTTGCACCGTTTAATCGAGATTCTGGATTTTTCCGGGGGAAACGAACAATCTTTGGAGGAAGAGCAATGGTGCGTCGAATGCTATATATGGCCACGTTAACGGCAATTAGATTTAACCCCGTTCTCTGCGCTTTCTACAAGAGATTGACCGAAGCAGGCAAGCCAAACAAAGTCGCCATCGTTGCGTGTATGCGTAAATTACTGGTCATTCTCAATGCAATGATAAAAACAAATAGACCGTGGGACGAATCATTCCACACGGTGTAA
- the cspE gene encoding transcription antiterminator/RNA stability regulator CspE: protein MSNTMTGTVKWFNSDKGFGFISPKDGSKDVFVHFSAIQSNDYKTLDEGQEVSFSVESGAKGPSATNVIALS from the coding sequence ATGTCTAATACAATGACTGGTACAGTTAAATGGTTCAACAGCGATAAAGGTTTTGGCTTTATCTCTCCAAAAGATGGAAGCAAAGATGTTTTTGTTCATTTCTCTGCAATTCAGAGCAATGATTATAAAACTTTAGATGAAGGCCAGGAAGTTTCTTTCTCAGTAGAAAGTGGCGCTAAAGGCCCATCAGCAACTAACGTGATTGCTTTATCTTAA
- a CDS encoding lytic polysaccharide monooxygenase — protein sequence MNIKKSLLLVGLTTFGAIPFYSTADPVSRHGYVDSPPSRAFLCYQRTNKDCGNIMYEPQSVEGPKGFPESGPPDGQIASGGVGQFSPLNEQSAQRWHHVTVNKGQNNFKWTLTARHSTTSWQFFITKSGWDPNKPLTRAQFDLKPFCERDDHGKLPVQNVSITCEVPERSGYHVILGVWTISDTDNAFYQVIDADIK from the coding sequence ATGAACATTAAAAAGTCATTACTTTTGGTGGGATTGACTACTTTTGGTGCAATCCCATTTTATAGTACTGCTGACCCCGTGTCTCGCCATGGATATGTAGATTCTCCACCCAGTAGAGCTTTTTTATGTTATCAGCGTACCAACAAAGACTGCGGCAATATCATGTATGAACCGCAATCTGTAGAAGGGCCTAAAGGTTTCCCGGAATCAGGGCCACCTGATGGTCAAATTGCCAGCGGGGGCGTTGGCCAGTTCAGTCCTCTAAACGAACAAAGCGCTCAGCGCTGGCATCACGTCACAGTCAACAAAGGTCAAAACAACTTTAAGTGGACGCTAACCGCCAGACATAGTACAACCTCATGGCAATTTTTTATTACTAAATCTGGTTGGGACCCTAACAAACCACTCACTCGGGCGCAATTTGATCTAAAACCGTTTTGTGAACGTGATGATCATGGGAAACTTCCGGTTCAAAATGTCTCAATTACATGTGAGGTTCCAGAGCGTTCTGGATACCATGTCATTCTCGGTGTTTGGACAATTTCAGATACTGATAATGCTTTTTATCAAGTCATTGATGCTGATATAAAATAA
- a CDS encoding VOC family protein, translating to MKTTPVLRIARATDNLSAIKDMYCKGLQFTLLGEFRDHDNFDGVMLGHPNHSWHLEFTHHHNTSVGKAPTQDNLLVFYIEDVSEWQKQSQLMQEAGFSLVPSYNPYWDRTGKTFEDIDGYRVVLQNTPPHI from the coding sequence ATGAAAACAACGCCTGTCCTTAGAATTGCCAGAGCAACAGACAATTTGTCTGCAATCAAAGATATGTATTGCAAAGGATTGCAATTTACTCTATTAGGTGAATTCAGAGATCATGATAATTTTGATGGTGTAATGTTAGGGCACCCCAATCATTCTTGGCATCTCGAATTTACTCATCACCACAATACATCTGTTGGTAAGGCGCCGACACAAGATAATTTATTGGTTTTTTATATCGAAGATGTGTCTGAATGGCAGAAACAAAGCCAATTGATGCAAGAAGCCGGTTTTTCTCTCGTCCCCTCTTATAATCCTTATTGGGATCGAACTGGAAAAACATTCGAAGATATTGATGGCTATCGTGTCGTATTACAAAATACACCACCACATATTTAA
- a CDS encoding Ail/Lom family outer membrane beta-barrel protein, whose protein sequence is MKKTLLTAAIAAGLSIFAFGANASNSGKSTISLGYAQTQNSANGIKVFKSEGTEWNTKQHGLNLKYRYELDDHLGVVGSLTYTLNRFENDHVGNVTKFKSDSYSLLAGPSYRFNDYISAYGMIGAAHNKIKIQDDSEFDISKTSLAYGAGLQFNPIENIAVDASYQYSKFSDIKVGTWVLGIGYRF, encoded by the coding sequence ATGAAAAAAACGTTATTAACAGCCGCTATTGCAGCAGGCTTATCTATTTTTGCTTTCGGTGCTAATGCCAGTAATAGTGGTAAAAGTACTATTTCTTTGGGGTATGCTCAGACTCAGAACAGTGCCAATGGTATTAAAGTATTTAAGAGTGAAGGTACTGAATGGAATACAAAACAACATGGATTGAATTTAAAATATCGTTATGAGTTAGATGACCACCTTGGTGTGGTTGGCTCATTGACCTATACGCTCAATAGGTTTGAAAATGATCACGTTGGAAACGTTACCAAATTTAAGTCGGATAGTTACTCCTTATTAGCTGGGCCATCATATCGTTTTAATGATTATATTAGCGCATATGGAATGATTGGTGCAGCCCACAATAAAATTAAGATACAAGATGATAGTGAGTTTGATATAAGCAAGACATCACTCGCTTATGGTGCCGGTTTACAATTCAATCCTATTGAAAACATTGCAGTTGATGCATCGTACCAATATTCAAAATTTAGTGATATCAAAGTTGGAACATGGGTGCTGGGTATAGGATATCGTTTCTAA
- the yfaE gene encoding class I ribonucleotide reductase maintenance protein YfaE gives MADYKITLPSRQGLSVYYSSGFHRNLLEALEQGKVQLEYQCRQGYCGSCRVRLVKGKVGYSCKPLAFVNEGEILPCSCHPLTDIEIEP, from the coding sequence ATGGCTGATTACAAAATTACCCTGCCGTCACGGCAGGGTTTATCCGTCTATTATTCTTCTGGTTTCCACCGTAACCTACTGGAAGCACTGGAACAAGGCAAAGTACAACTTGAATACCAATGTCGTCAGGGATATTGTGGTTCCTGTCGGGTTCGTTTGGTGAAAGGCAAGGTAGGCTATTCCTGCAAGCCACTGGCATTTGTTAATGAGGGTGAGATCTTACCTTGTAGTTGCCATCCACTCACTGATATTGAAATCGAACCGTAA